The Candidatus Dormiibacterota bacterium region GATCCATGCCGGCGGGCTGCGCTACCACGGCGACGCCCCCTCGCTCTGCGCGCTGGTGCGCCACGGCATCGTCGAGCCTCGCGCCTACACCCAGAACGAGTGCTTCGCCGAGGCGGTGCGCTTCGCCCGCACCGAGGGCATCCTGCCCGGCCCGGAGCCCTCCCACGCGCTCCGTGCCGTCGCCGAGGAGGCGCTGGCCGCCCGTGAGGCGGGCGAGGCGCGGACCATCCTCGTCAACCTCTCCGGCCACGGCCACTTCGACATGTCCGCCTACGACGCCTACTTCGCCGGCCGCCTCGAGGACGTCGAGCTGCCCCAGGCCCGCATCGACAGCGCCCTGACGGAGCTCCCGCCGGTGCCCGCGCTGAGCTGAGCGGGCCTCACTCGGGCGTGCACATGCCGGGAGGCATGCGCTCGTCCTCGGCGCCGCCGTAGCAGGGCACGCCGTTGCTGGGGGAGGCGAGCCGGCGCAGCGCCTCCTCGTCGCGCAGCCGCACCCGCCGGCCGGTGATCTCGAGCACACCCTGGCCGGCGAGGCGCTGGAGGGTGCGGGAGACCGACTCGCGGCTCGCCGCGGCGCGGCTGGCGAGGTGCTCGCGGGAGGTGGGGGCGCCCTCCGGCGGGATTCCCGCCTCGAGCAGGGCCGCGGCCACCCGCCGCTCCACCGACGACTGGGAGAGGCGGCGGGCGAACTCCTCGGCGTCGTGCAGCTGGCGCAGCGCCTCGCGGAGGAGGACGAGCCCGAGCCGGGGCACGCAGCCCATCAGGGTCACCACCTCGCGGGCGGGCGCTCGGAGCAGCACCCCGTCGGTCTCGGCGAAGGCGTCGACCGCCGGGGGCAGCGCCGAGACCAGGTTGGCGAGGCCGAGCACGCTCCCCGAGCAGAAGCGGTGCAGGGTCACC contains the following coding sequences:
- a CDS encoding Crp/Fnr family transcriptional regulator, encoding MPSALTTLPLFSELDRADVDRLVALMSTQSFRRSERVITAGDGRSHVFVLTEGRLRVCSVTSSGREVTLHRFCSGSVLGLANLVSALPPAVDAFAETDGVLLRAPAREVVTLMGCVPRLGLVLLREALRQLHDAEEFARRLSQSSVERRVAAALLEAGIPPEGAPTSREHLASRAAASRESVSRTLQRLAGQGVLEITGRRVRLRDEEALRRLASPSNGVPCYGGAEDERMPPGMCTPE